A window from Chitinophaga filiformis encodes these proteins:
- a CDS encoding 2-oxoglutarate dehydrogenase E1 component → MKDFSFVTNSHPAYIESLYQDYRKDPGAVDPEWSKFFEGFDFAVNNVNGKAGAPGAAGAGLPVSSDQLTKELNVYRLIQAYRKKGHLISKTNPIRERKDRQANLDISFYGLGEADLKTEFYAGQVLGLGKTSLENIVNRLKQVYAAAVGLEFTYINDAKKVEWLQREMETTLQQPVSLERKKRILLKLNQGVMFEKFLHTKYIGQKRFGLEGGENTIPALDAIINTAAAEGVQEAVIGMAHRGRLNVLANILGKTYEQIFNEFEGHAVPDLTMGSGDVKYHLGFRSIVETPTGNKVNLQLLPNPSHLEVVDPLVTGYARSKADVIYNSDYDKILPILIHGDAAVAGQGVIYELIQMSNLKGYYTGGTMHLVINNQIGFTTDFDDARSSDYCTSIASTVQAPVFHVNGDDAEAVVKVSEIAARYRQEFNSDIFIDLLCYRKHGHNEGDEPKFTQPSLYALIDKHPNPREVYTQKLLQAGEVEVQELAKEMEKSFWADLQERLDEVRQNPLPYTYQKPEQWWAALRKSQPEDFEKSPVTAIKEEEVKRLFGKLMEWPKEFVPLRKVEKLLQEKIKLFETEGKLDWATGELLAYASLLTEGKDVRMSGEDVKRGTFSHRHAILFDENTNATYSRLGALQEKQGQFRIYNSLLSEFAVLGFEYGYAMANPNALVLWEAQYGDFANGAQTVIDQYLSSAEQKWTTQNGLVMLLPHGYEGGGPDHSNARPERFLQACAEYNIIVTNITTSANFFHALRRQLTWPFRKPLVNFAPKANLRHIGSYSPISAFTEGGFREVLDDDFIDDPSKVKKVLLCTGKMYFDLSEKQQKENRKDVAIVRLEQLYPLPVTQLEALNQKYKAATWFWVQEEPLNMGAASYLQMNLKQINYGVISRNPSAATATGFAKVHAREQLEIIETAFNI, encoded by the coding sequence ATGAAGGACTTCTCATTTGTTACCAACTCACATCCTGCCTACATAGAATCTTTATACCAGGATTACCGTAAAGACCCTGGCGCAGTAGACCCGGAATGGAGCAAGTTTTTTGAAGGATTTGACTTTGCGGTAAATAACGTTAATGGAAAAGCAGGAGCGCCGGGAGCGGCGGGCGCCGGTCTTCCGGTAAGCAGTGACCAGTTAACAAAGGAACTCAATGTTTACAGACTGATACAAGCCTACCGTAAAAAGGGGCATCTGATCTCAAAAACGAATCCCATCCGCGAAAGAAAGGACAGACAGGCTAACCTGGATATATCTTTTTACGGCCTTGGAGAAGCAGATCTGAAAACAGAATTCTATGCCGGTCAGGTACTGGGCCTTGGTAAAACAAGCCTGGAGAATATCGTGAACCGACTGAAGCAGGTATATGCTGCTGCAGTGGGGCTGGAGTTTACTTATATCAACGATGCTAAGAAAGTAGAATGGTTGCAGCGTGAGATGGAAACCACCCTGCAGCAGCCTGTATCCCTGGAAAGAAAGAAGCGCATCCTGCTGAAACTGAACCAGGGCGTAATGTTCGAAAAATTCCTCCACACCAAATATATCGGTCAGAAACGTTTCGGCCTGGAAGGCGGTGAAAATACCATCCCGGCCCTGGACGCTATTATCAACACTGCTGCTGCCGAAGGCGTGCAGGAAGCAGTGATCGGTATGGCGCACCGTGGCCGTCTGAACGTATTGGCCAATATCCTCGGTAAAACGTATGAGCAGATCTTCAACGAGTTTGAAGGACATGCCGTTCCGGACCTGACAATGGGTAGCGGAGACGTAAAATACCACCTGGGTTTCCGTTCTATCGTGGAAACACCAACCGGCAACAAGGTAAATCTGCAGCTGCTTCCCAACCCTTCCCACCTGGAAGTGGTAGACCCGCTGGTAACAGGTTATGCCCGCAGTAAGGCCGATGTGATCTACAACAGCGATTATGACAAGATCCTGCCTATCCTGATCCACGGCGATGCCGCGGTAGCAGGACAGGGTGTAATATATGAGCTCATCCAGATGAGCAACCTGAAAGGGTATTATACCGGTGGTACCATGCACCTGGTGATCAACAACCAGATCGGGTTCACCACTGACTTTGACGATGCCCGTTCTTCTGACTACTGTACCAGTATCGCTTCTACCGTGCAGGCGCCGGTATTCCATGTGAATGGCGACGATGCCGAAGCTGTGGTGAAAGTATCAGAGATAGCGGCCCGTTACAGGCAGGAATTCAATTCAGATATCTTTATCGACCTGCTGTGCTACCGTAAGCATGGGCATAACGAAGGTGATGAGCCTAAATTTACCCAGCCAAGCCTGTATGCGCTGATCGATAAACATCCTAATCCCAGGGAAGTGTACACACAGAAACTGTTACAGGCAGGTGAAGTGGAAGTACAGGAACTGGCGAAGGAAATGGAGAAGAGCTTCTGGGCGGACCTGCAGGAACGCCTGGATGAGGTAAGACAGAACCCGCTGCCTTATACCTACCAGAAGCCGGAGCAGTGGTGGGCGGCATTGCGTAAATCACAGCCGGAAGATTTTGAGAAGTCGCCGGTGACCGCTATCAAAGAAGAAGAGGTAAAACGCCTTTTTGGCAAGCTGATGGAATGGCCTAAAGAGTTCGTTCCATTGCGTAAAGTTGAAAAGCTGCTACAGGAAAAAATAAAACTATTCGAAACAGAAGGTAAGCTGGACTGGGCAACCGGTGAGTTGCTGGCATATGCCAGTCTGCTGACGGAAGGCAAGGACGTGCGTATGAGCGGCGAAGACGTGAAGAGAGGTACATTCTCGCACCGTCACGCTATCCTGTTCGACGAAAATACCAACGCTACCTATAGCAGGCTGGGTGCACTGCAGGAAAAGCAGGGCCAGTTCCGCATCTATAACTCACTGCTGAGTGAATTTGCAGTACTGGGTTTTGAATATGGTTATGCAATGGCCAATCCAAATGCACTGGTACTGTGGGAAGCGCAATATGGCGACTTCGCCAATGGCGCGCAGACCGTTATAGACCAGTACCTGAGCAGTGCAGAACAGAAATGGACAACGCAGAATGGCCTGGTAATGTTATTGCCACATGGTTATGAAGGCGGTGGACCAGACCACTCCAATGCCCGTCCGGAGAGATTCCTGCAGGCATGTGCTGAATACAATATCATCGTTACAAATATTACCACATCAGCCAACTTCTTCCACGCATTGCGCCGCCAGTTAACCTGGCCGTTCCGCAAGCCGCTGGTGAACTTCGCACCTAAGGCCAATTTAAGGCACATCGGTTCTTACTCGCCAATATCAGCCTTCACAGAAGGAGGGTTCAGGGAAGTACTGGATGATGATTTTATCGATGATCCGTCTAAAGTGAAAAAGGTACTGCTGTGTACAGGTAAGATGTACTTCGACCTGAGCGAGAAACAGCAGAAAGAGAACAGGAAAGATGTAGCTATTGTAAGGCTTGAACAATTGTATCCGCTGCCGGTAACACAACTGGAAGCGCTGAACCAGAAGTACAAAGCTGCTACCTGGTTCTGGGTACAGGAAGAGCCGCTGAACATGGGCGCAGCTTCCTACCTGCAGATGAACCTGAAACAGATCAACTATGGTGTGATCAGCCGTAATCCAAGTGCAGCCACTGCAACCGGATTTGCGAAGGTACATGCGCGTGAGCAGCTCGAAATCATTGAGACTGCATTTAACATTTAG
- the rpsT gene encoding 30S ribosomal protein S20: MANHKATKKDVRQSRKRNERNRYYGKTTRNAIRDLKKLTEKAAADDKLSDVISMIDKLAKRNVIHKNKAANLKSKLSKKVNALA; this comes from the coding sequence ATGGCAAACCATAAAGCAACGAAAAAAGACGTACGTCAGAGCAGAAAACGGAATGAGCGTAACCGTTACTACGGTAAAACCACCCGTAATGCTATCCGTGATCTGAAGAAATTGACTGAAAAGGCGGCTGCTGACGATAAGTTGTCTGATGTGATCTCTATGATCGACAAGTTGGCTAAACGTAATGTTATTCATAAAAATAAAGCAGCCAACCTGAAGAGCAAACTTTCTAAGAAAGTAAACGCCCTCGCGTAA